The DNA window aattaaattattcttagaaaattgaattatgtcaaatatttttaattgcctgtcaattgcatttcacattattaaacaattaaatttaagcaaattgctgccatgattattatatgcaaatgatttaattatcaattacaattgcttattaattaatatgcgtTATGCTTTGAAATTTGCCATAAGAAtaattctaaataattttttagactattattttaaacaaaaagtaaaactttGCGTGTAGTTTTTGATTTGACTGCAATTAagcttagcataaatatattttaaaacgcGATATTTCTCTCAACTAATctcaattattgtttaatgtgaaaatttgttttatatttcgcattaattttcaaaactttgctaatcagcagcacaatttgagcacaaaaataatctaattagACATGACTCAGCATTATTTAATAGTTATGGGGCATAAcactaaaatatttcaactgcTATTGAGTAACATTAAAGTTCGATAACTAATGATCATCGataaatgcagtttaaaaGCTGCGTTAAGTTTTCAGCTCACAGCTTTAAAATTTCTGCCATTTGCAGCAagttgtataatatatatatattaatatataaaattcgcTGTTAAGCTTATCGAAGCGATAACAGCTGTAAATGCAAAGCTGTGGAACTAAATGGGCAGcacttttttgctttgctaagCAAGTTTAGCAACACTGGCGCGCACATTTTGTCAAGTCGCTGGCATTGCAAGTTTTTCAAAAGCACGTGCAAGAAAGAAAAggttaatttgtttttcagtTCGATTTTgtgcttgattttttttttctgtttgtgaGCAAAATGTCAAGTGGCCGAAATGTTGGCAAGGTAAGTGGaatgaataattaaacttgaatttgttaatttgGCTAACTGCAGTTCCAGCAGCGTGTGCGTGGCAATGTGGTGACCGTTATCATTGGTGCCACCGAGTTGCAATGCGAGCTGGATCTGCTGCAACGCACGAGCCGCTACTTTCAGAATGGCCGCCAGGGCATGGCCTATGGTCTGCCCGAGTCGCATGTGCGTCTGGATGCGTTTCTGATGATCTATGACTGGATGGCCAAGCCGTCGCTGGTGgtgccgccgcagctgctggtggcggTTTATAAGGCCTGCACCTACTTGAAGATCCAGCTGATGGTCGATCAGTTCATGGCCGAGTTTGAGGAGCAGCGCGAGGTGCGCGAGGAGCTGAGCTTCTACATGTGCATCGCTCTGCAGCGCTTGAAtgtgcagctgcagtcgcACGAGCTGCGcgtgcacaaatattttctaacGCTCGTTGCCACGCCGGAGTTTGTGCAGCTCATGCCGCACATTATGATCGGGCTGTTCAACTCCGCCTATATATGCGTCAACTCGGAGCTTGAAGTGCTGCTGGCGGCCATGCACTGGCTGAGCTATGATTATGAGAATCGCGCTTGCTATGTGGAGCGTCTGATGGCCGCGGTGCGTTTCGACTGCATTCCGCTGGaggctgtgctgctgctgcgccaggaGTGCATCAAGATCAACAGCAACTTTGCCCAGCTGTTCTTTCTGCCGGAGATTGAGATGATCCTGAAGCGTGCGCCATCGCACAACAACATCGTGCGCTACTGCGATCGCCGCATCTGGATCTTTGACCCGTTGTGCAGCTTCCATCACGACGTCCACTGCCCGCGTCGCAGCTACATCACCCACTCCGGCTTCCTGGCCTTTCAGCATGCGCTGCGTCATGCCGACAGCATGCACTGGTTCAAGCGCAGGCAGTTGAATCCCTATGTCCACACTTGTCGCCAACCCCATTGCCGTCAAATTGCTGCCACCTATGGACGTGGCTAAGTAcaagagaaaaaagaaaaaccaactACATTCATTTCTTACACTTTCATTCAAACACTTTTCATATCactaacattttatattcacTACTTCATTATTTTATCACTTTACTCACTTTACACtgtaacaaattttgtttacaatccTATAACTTTATTAATAATCTTAACACtttgtaataataacaaaaggcaCTGGGGCAAGTgactttgtttataatattctaACTTGTATTTCTAAcgaatttattataacaatcGATTCTGCACATAATttggtattttgtttaatattctAACTTTGATtttctgcaatttttttttattacgcattaattaattagtttaatttaaatgcagctactTGCAGCTCAAATAATCAACTTATTTAACTATAtactaattattttaatattgctaaTTAGTTGACTTAATTTGCTGCcacttttagttaaataatcaactgcttaaactattaataatttttttatgcataaaatttgttaatatattttttttttttttcaaataattaactttaatcaGCTCTggcacattttttaaaaattattatggtaattaatttgattttatttgtaattgcaattaattcaaacaaagccataatttattattatttttgcttaatattaattacaaattgatttaaaattttaattttggtgTATTATGGTGGGTCATAAGCTGAATccttatttaatatttatttgctgctgagcttagtttattaatcaattttgcAATTCTAACAAAACGCAATAATCTTAAGCTGTCAACACTTTCTGctgaaattaattagttttttttctttgtatgtatgtgtgtgtgtgtgtgtgtgcagttgaCAGTGGCGCCCTCTAGCTACTATTGCCTAATGGAGTTCTATTGCATTCTAGGAATTTTATGCTCTCGGGCTAGATTTCGATTGCTGCATGCGGCCTACAACAAAACTGTGCAATATGCCACACTAACCTGCCACCTGCTCCCCACCCCCCGGCTGGGTACATCACTGCTCTAGTCATTTTACGAGTCTCTTTTGTCGTGTGCGTTTTGTAGCTGACGCTGATTTCCAAAGGCATTTTTCATTTCGATTTggtttttgcatttggcaaattGCTGAGTCTGCCCCGCAGACGTCAACTATACacacattataaattaaatgacacagagtttgcaaaaaaaaaaaaaaaaggcgaaACTCAACCACAGTGCGGCGCCTTTGAAATTTTTCATTGAAGTCTATAAAGCAGAAACTGTCAGgcattggcaatttatttCCATTAAGTGCGACGACCACATCAAATACACAAGTATTTGCGCTAATTGGGAAACGTTGGTTGGACGGGCGGACAAActgacagactgactgactgcttAACCAGTCGTTGGCGCACAATGGCGGGCGCCTTATAGTTGACTAAGCTGCCCACAAGGTCAAGTTCTCTGCTCGAGCagacaacaatttttgtaattaatcattttccgctttggcatttgtacAGTTTCGCTTTTATTCCTGTCCCTGTCCCAGCCACACCCCCACCGCCCCACTGCGCTGGTCTTAAACATTTTCCGGGCATTTCACGCGCTGTTAAAGTTTAATcgaaaaagtattttttttgtggccaATGAAAATTCCAATAacaaaaatgccaacaacaaaaactttgtcTTGAGCTTCTTCGCTTTTagcttattttctttttatttattttttttcgttgctgctgctgctgctgctgttattgttatgccTGCCAGgcaaaagttatttttttttctgcttttatttgGCCATGAAGTCAAAGTCATTCGCTAAgtgagtgcgagcgagagagctgcTCAGGTAGGCAGACATTTTGCTTGATTAGTTCGCAATGGAGCAGCATATATCGTTGGCTTGTTTACTTGTGTGCGACTGGCTCAAATCTATTGGGGGTTATGGCCCCCACTTTATGtaggcagcagcgcagcttgtgCTAATAGATATAGACGCTAATACTTAAGCAGACTTAAGCTGCAAAACATCAAttgacaataaaatttaaacaatttatgtacgcgcaaaatttattttattt is part of the Drosophila busckii strain San Diego stock center, stock number 13000-0081.31 chromosome X, ASM1175060v1, whole genome shotgun sequence genome and encodes:
- the LOC108606015 gene encoding uncharacterized protein LOC108606015 isoform X3, producing MSSGRNVGKRVRGNVVTVIIGATELQCELDLLQRTSRYFQNGRQGMAYGLPESHVRLDAFLMIYDWMAKPSLVVPPQLLVAVYKACTYLKIQLMVDQFMAEFEEQREVREELSFYMCIALQRLNVQLQSHELRVHKYFLTLVATPEFVQLMPHIMIGLFNSAYICVNSELEVLLAAMHWLSYDYENRACYVERLMAAVRFDCIPLEAVLLLRQECIKINSNFAQLFFLPEIEMILKRAPSHNNIVRYCDRRIWIFDPLCSFHHDVHCPRRSYITHSGFLAFQHALRHADSMHWFKRRQLNPYVHTCRQPHCRQIAATYGRG
- the LOC108606015 gene encoding uncharacterized protein LOC108606015 isoform X1, coding for MSSGRNVGKFQQRVRGNVVTVIIGATELQCELDLLQRTSRYFQNGRQGMAYGLPESHVRLDAFLMIYDWMAKPSLVVPPQLLVAVYKACTYLKIQLMVDQFMAEFEEQREVREELSFYMCIALQRLNVQLQSHELRVHKYFLTLVATPEFVQLMPHIMIGLFNSAYICVNSELEVLLAAMHWLSYDYENRACYVERLMAAVRFDCIPLEAVLLLRQECIKINSNFAQLFFLPEIEMILKRAPSHNNIVRYCDRRIWIFDPLCSFHHDVHCPRRSYITHSGFLAFQHALRHADSMHWFKRRQLNPYVHTCRQPHCRQIAATYGRG
- the LOC108606015 gene encoding uncharacterized protein LOC108606015 isoform X2 is translated as MSSGRNVGKQRVRGNVVTVIIGATELQCELDLLQRTSRYFQNGRQGMAYGLPESHVRLDAFLMIYDWMAKPSLVVPPQLLVAVYKACTYLKIQLMVDQFMAEFEEQREVREELSFYMCIALQRLNVQLQSHELRVHKYFLTLVATPEFVQLMPHIMIGLFNSAYICVNSELEVLLAAMHWLSYDYENRACYVERLMAAVRFDCIPLEAVLLLRQECIKINSNFAQLFFLPEIEMILKRAPSHNNIVRYCDRRIWIFDPLCSFHHDVHCPRRSYITHSGFLAFQHALRHADSMHWFKRRQLNPYVHTCRQPHCRQIAATYGRG